A genome region from Gadus macrocephalus chromosome 15, ASM3116895v1 includes the following:
- the si:dkeyp-121d4.3 gene encoding uncharacterized protein si:dkeyp-121d4.3 isoform X8, with product MNRGTTHGHLDDGPRYGLPPPPGEWGPYGPPPNEWGPRGPAPHMDWGPRGPPEWGAPHGPWGPHHPAWGHPGWGPEGPDPWGAPPPEWGPPPPGGWGPGGAPPDLYYRPPSPDPYRAPPPPPGFAPPPPPVAYHPPYLPPVEPPPQAAFPASFPPPGWTAEQPMLNPAPEQPQWLKALISVPPTEPPPSSTAAAPTPALAPPPVAPVVPVAPAKPAAPSKPTGPPEPERKATPLGLLGKRIFEKPPAGRSTGIISFIGPTFGYIEREDLEKFSFAFKAYFGNSKALTPGVRVHFTALKEKNSQVATDVKVAPGGTENVGMEIYEAVVSQPIQEPQPGEKLYPGQVFTTLGHLRTNLAYERRDSAVTLLKDDQVLFNLLTDLVTDKRRATNIRLQIPLTYQHTKETRLTGAITKITGPKGVITAETHGELTFELKENLSDVDFTAEDVKEEVEFTLHTVRGAQRAIRIRRLKEPLLLTLCTSPPPLPSPLGARPPARPSAAELGPNVQLDNELYEGVVSQTIIPNSGIVPGYPGQIFANIGPIKTNVTFDKRDCSVTLLKDDHVLINLLVDTMTRKRRAANIKPKVPFTFCYTKEKREKGQIRSIAGRTGDIRSEDYEGLPFDVSDTFSDNELSPEDVGKEVEFTVTTVNNASRGIRLRRLVPPGDKILEEQKKREEEERKKKREEEEEKFRDLEKRKEVAAALAAAQVKWTPLGFRMTDPNTFDDISKERFQGTVLKTISKSPQIYQITKDGVKGDPDEKNVNKEEKKKDAVEAAAAGVDGDKKDVVGVKQEAVKVEPEVRVVSVKVEVKEEQEERPVDGQPAGGKEKEKEKEKERPDRGRLVMTIAGEQKMLHFDPIDVMTSATMMVGDKVRFNIATQRESREERATYVEILPDSFQESTEQRRHGIVIEFSEESGLIKCSQNPQLFFRMSEVIIVKQKKLQLNEKVEFSVVPHETADGGHQAIRITRFMENVFLPVRKLSAVGASQAKGKMTIKISKETKSVDDKGKEQAESDKLKAVVKNLRSQDSKDGRGGGGGRKDYAAGRRRHGRSRSRSRSPSRTHYGRFIERHRSSSVRRSGSRERERSHRRSRSRSRERSGERSRDGGSSRTKSSKNSKERDGRDGREGREGRDGRGGSGGGGGSGAVPVDDELARKKWELEKLNEMIAHRKSMVERDHRDSDPRDSRGGDPRGPDHRGDPRGGGDPRGGDPHGPDPRGPDPHGPDPRGGDPRGPDPRGPDPRGGDPRGPDPRGGDPRGPDPRGGDPRGPDPRGGDPRGPDPRGGDPRGPDPRGPDPRGGDPRGGDPRGPDPRGTCIDYDHGRITLPLKEYKPVHREDPEYRYRSPPCDPERGYYGNSYERGYRPPPHADPYRDRLYDDYPYGDMPYRDAPYAADRAYAERSYSDRPHGEQPYGEQPYPERPYSSAPYPDRYDAYADPYAAKPREEPPYDPLYDPSPAKRARSLDPHRGRSASPTPHPAAPQSPLPSSSYTPPSAQPPPAFKPPQFRPPSPVDSPPRSPSPRPPAQWAAAAPGPSYNPLLEIFNKGLEAHKKPPAAAARGPASYHQRTPSEAQRTPSEPPSYRLPDDGLLPHERAVQDGSGFSRIVGLASEHPAPSRYHEPGRRSSSSAERTNEEDQPFDKIQTLLRTIGMTLSTGDGSRPGAPEGIRSREGYSSAERETGRSSANRSEGRPEWAGSAEARRLHSPSPARPPSAEPRGGRESEYEGFLDRQEMEALKRAKEMQSLTKTIGGAYEYNTPSGPPPTQFQPQHPSSSHRGPNSWAPVGTTQSPTFPSMAPTPPPPTAPPSRRYGTPPGHSPGSPPQYVQGFPTFGPPSSSSSLPFLGQEDPGPSSTSPVPPPPSGPQAPGSSQAGPSTPALTPSAEGQEPNSALTVARCLKVIETVKSLKPSKSVQFSLPTDLPVCSVQIAGGTEEDIKAKQKEKLDQYNQRIQDKRELHYQEIRNLKKQGVWKRRPSVSQGKPIGEPKSVWICGHSLVFWAEARAKSPEVGMQLGMDPSNVVIHWKGTQGMTWPQLLPLLHQLKVKWPNPDVLIMHLGGNDLSTESPTDLLASVKKDLSSMRSIFPQCLLVWSNILPRRVWRHSADNHEVDLVRTTVNRRIHNIILDLGGTSLTHDNIRCGSNTGQYRPDGVHLSSKGIDTFNLNLQDFLERWEMESIKDLEKP from the exons ATGAACCGCGGTACCACCCACGGCCACCTGGACGACGGGCCGCGGTATGGACTACCTCCCCCGCCCGGAGAGTGGGGCCCCTATGGCCCGCCACCCAACGAATGGGGTCCAAGGGGCCCGGCGCCGCACATGGACTGGGGACCACGAGGACCCCCGGAATGGGGTGCTCCTCACGGCCCTTGGGGACCTCATCACCCCGCATGGGGACACCCTGGTTGGGGTCCGGAGGGTCCGGACCCGTGGGGAGCACCGCCCCCTGAATGGGGGCCTCCTCCGCCGGGCGGCTGGGGCCCTGGCGGCGCTCCTCCAGACCTGTACTACCGCCCGCCCAGCCCGGACCCATACCGagcccctcctccgccgccgggCTTcgctcctccgccgccgccagtCGCTTACCATCCTCCGTACCTGCCGCCCGTGGAGCCCCCCCCACAAGCCGCGTTCCCCGCATCATTCCCTCCACCCGGATGGACGGCGGAG caGCCGATGCTGAACCCTGCTCCAGAACAGCCTCAGTGG TTGAAGGCTTTGATTTCAGTCCCACCCACCGAGCCTCCACCCTCTTCCACGGccgccgcccccacccccgccctggctccgccccccgtTGCTCCCGTGGTGCCGGTAGCCCCTGCAAAGCCTGCGGCCCCTTCAAAGCCCACGGGGCCTCCCGAACCAGAGCGCAAGGCCACACCGcttggccttctgggaaaaaggATATTTGAAAA gcCCCCAGCTGGACGCTCCACTGGCATCATCTCCTTCATCGGG CCCACGTTCGGATACATCGAGAGGGAAGACCTGGAGAAGTTCTCCTTCGCGTTCAAAGCCTACTTTGGGAACTCCAAGGCCCTGACGCCAGGGGTCAGAGTTCACTTCACCGCGCTCAAGGAGAAG AACAGTCAGGTGGCCACGGACGTAAAGGTGGCCCCGGGGGGGACGGAGAACGTTGGCATGGAGATCTACGAGGCCGTGGTCAGCCAGCCAATCCAGGAGCCCCAG CCCGGGGAGAAGCTGTACCCAGGCCAGGTGTTCACCACGCTGGGCCACCTGCGCACCAACCTGGCGTACGAGCGGCGGGACTCTGCGGTGACGCTGCTGAAGGACGACCAGGTGCTGTTCAACCTGCTCACCGACCTGGTGACGGACAAGAGGAGGGCCACCAACATCCGGCTGCAGATCCCCCTCACCTACCAGCACACCAAGGAGACCCGCCTCACG GGCGCCATCACGAAAATCACGGGCCCCAAGGGGGTGATCACGGCGGAGACGCACGGCGAGCTGACCTTCGAACTGAAAGAGAACCTGAGTGACGTGGACTTCACCGCGGAGGACGTcaaagaggaggtggagttCACCCTCCACACG GTGCGAGGAGCCCAGAGGGCGATCAGGATCCGCCGCCTGAAGGAGCCCCTGCTCCTCACCCTCTgcacctcaccccctcccctgccctcgCCCCTGGgcgcccgcccccccgcccgcccgagTGCCGCCGAGCTGGGGCCCAATGTTCAGCTGGACAACGAGCTGTACGAGGGCGTGGTCAGCCAGACCATCATCCCAAACTCC GGCATTGTACCAGGCTACCCGGGTCAGATCTTCGCCAACATCGGGCCGATCAAGACCAACGTGACGTTTGACAAGCGGGACTGCTCGGTGACGCTGCTGAAGGACGACCACGTGCTGATCAACCTGCTGGTCGACACCATGACCCGCAAGCGCCGCGCCGCCAACATCAAGCCCAAGGTCCCCTTCACCTTCTGCTACAccaaggagaagagggagaag GGTCAGATCCGCAGCATTGCGGGCCGCACTGGAGACATCCGCTCGGAGGACTACGAGGGGCTGCCCTTCGACGTCTCGGACACCTTCAGCGACAACGAGCTCAGCCCGGAGGATGTGGGCAAGGAGGTGGAGTTCACTGTGACGACG GTGAACAACGCCTCCAGGGGAATCCGCCTGAGGAGGCTGGTGCCACCGGGAGACAAGATCCTGGAGGAGCAGAAGAaacgagaagaggaggagaggaagaagaagagggaggaggaagaggagaaattCAGAGACttggagaagaggaaggaggtggCTGCGGCGCTGGCAGCGGCCCAGGTCAAG TGGACCCCGCTGGGCTTCAGAATGACCGACCCCAACACCTTCGACGACATCAGCAAGGAGCGCTTCCAGGGTACCGTGCTGAAGACCATCTCCAAGAGCCCTCAGATCTACCAGATCACCAAGGACGGCGTGAAGGGCGACCCCGACGAGAAG AACGTTAataaagaagagaagaagaaggacgctgtagaggcggcggcggcgggcgtggATGGAGACAAGAAGGACGTGGTCGGAGTGAAACAGGAAGCAGTCAAGGTTGAACCGGAAGTGAGAGTTGTCTCGGttaaggtggaggtgaaggaggagcaggaggagcgtCCCGTGGACGGTCAGCCGGCCGgcgggaaggagaaggagaaggagaaggagaaggagcggcCCGACCGAGGCCGCCTGGTGATGACCATCGCCGGGGAGCAGAAGATGTTGCACTTTGACCCCATTGACGTCATGACCAGTGCCACCATGATGGTCGGAGACAAG GTGCGCTTCAACATCGCCACGCAGCgggagagcagggaggagcGGGCCACCTACGTGGAGATCCTCCCGGACTCCTTCCAGGAGTCCACGGAGCAGCGCCGACAC GGCATCGTGATCGAGTTCTCCGAGGAGTCCGGGCTCATCAAGTGCTCCCAGAATCCCCAGCTGTTCTTCCGCATGTCTGAGGTCATCATCGTCAAGCAGAAGAAGCTCCAGCTGAACGAGAAGGTGGAGTTCAGCGTGGTGCCG CATGAGACGGCGGACGGCGGGCACCAGGCCATCCGGATCACCCGCTTCATGGAGAACGTCTTCCTTCCTGTCCGGAAGCTGAGTGCTGTCGGTGCCAGCCAGGCCAAGGGGAAG ATGACCATCAAGATCTCCAAAGAAACAAAGAGTGTTGACGACAAAGG TAAAGAGCAGGCGGAGTCGGACAAGCTGAAGGCGGTGGTGAAGAACCTGCGTTCCCAGGACTCCAAGGACggccgggggggcggcggcgggcgcaAGGACTACGCCGCTGGCCGCCGGCGCCACGGGCGCTCGCGCAGCCGGAGCCGCAGCCCCTCCAGGACGCACTACGGCCGCTTCATCGAGAGGCACCGCAGCTCCAGCGTCAGACGCAGCGGCAGCCGGGAGCGGGAGCGCTCGCACCGCCGCTCCCGCTCCCGGAGCCGGGAGAGGAgcggggagaggagcagggacggCGGGAGCAGCAGGACGAAGAGTAGTAAAAACAGcaaggagagagatgggagggatgggagggaagggagggaagggagggatgggagggggggtagtggtggtggcggcggcagtGGAGCTGTGCCAGTCGATGACGAACTCGCCAGGAAGAAATGGGAACTGGAGAAGCTGAACGAGATGATCGCTCACAGGAAGTCCATGGTGGAGCGGGACCACCGGGACAGCGATCCTCGAGACTCTCGGGGAGGAGACCCCCGGGGCCCAGACCATCGAGGAGACCCCCGAGGAGGAGGTGACCCCCGAGGTGGTGACCCCCACGGCCCTGACCCCCGCGGCCCTGACCCCCACGGCCCTGACCCCCGAGGAGGTGACCCCCGTGGCCCTGACCCCCGTGGCCCTGACCCCCGAGGAGGTGACCCCCGTGGCCCTGACCCCCGAGGAGGTGACCCCCGTGGCCCTGACCCCCGAGGAGGTGACCCCCGTGGCCCTGACCCCCGAGGAGGTGACCCCCGTGGCCCTGACCCCCGAGGAGGTGACCCCCGTGGCCCTGACCCCCGTGGCCCTGACCCCCGAGGAGGTGACCCCCGTGGAG GTGACCCCCGCGGCCCTGACCCCCGCGGGACCTGCATCGACTACGACCACGGCCGCATAACCCTGCCCCTGAAGGAGTACAAACCGGTCCATCGGGAAGACCCGGAATACCGGTACCGCTCGCCACCGTGCGACCCGGAAAGAGGTTACTATGGCAACTCTTACGAGAGAGGCTACCGGCCCCCGCCCCACGCCGACCCCTACAGAGACCGTCTCTATGACGACTATCCCTACGGAGACATGCCCTACAGGGACGCTCCTTACGCGGCGGACCGCGCCTATGCCGAACGTTCCTACAGCGACCGTCCCCACGGAGAGCAGCCATACGGGGAGCAGCCGTACCCGGAGCGCCCCTACAGCAGCGCTCCGTACCCGGACCGCTACGACGCGTACGCCGACCCGTACGCCGCCAAACCCCGCGAAGAACCACCGTACGACCCTCTCTATGACCCGTCCCCGGCCAAGCGTGCCCGGTCCCTAGACCCCCACCGGGGGCGTTCGGCCTCCCCGACGCCTCACCCGGCCGCCCCTCAgagtcccctcccctccagctcCTACACCCCTCCCTCCGCCCAGCCCCCGCCCGCCTTCAAACCCCCGCAGTTCAGACCCCCGTCCCCGGTGGACTCCCCCCCGCggagcccctccccccggccACCCGCCCAGTGGGCCGCGGCGGCCCCCGGCCCGTCCTACAACCCCCTCCTGGAGATCTTCAACAAAGGCCTGGAGGCCCACAAGAagcccccggcggcggcggccagagGCCCCGCCTCCTACCATCAGCGGACCCCCAGCGAGGCGCAGAGGACCCCAAGCGAGCCGCCGAGCTACAGGCTGCCCGACGACGGGCTGCTGCCCCACGAGCGCGCCGTGCAGGACGGCAGCGGCTTCTCCAGGATCGTGGGCCTGGCCTCGGAGCATCCGGCCCCCAGCCGTTACCACGAGCCCGGCCGCCGGAGCTCCTCCTCCGCGGAGAGGACCAACGAGGAGGACCAGCCCTTCGACAAGATCCAGACCCTGCTCAGGACCATCGGCATGACGCTGTCCACCGGCGACGGCTCCAGGCCCGGCGCCCCGGAGGGCATCCGCTCCAGGGAGGGCTACTCGTCCgccgagagagagaccggccGGTCCTCAGCCAATAGGAGCGAGGGGCGACCCGAGTGGGCCGGGTCTGCGGAGGCGAGGCGACTCCACTCCCCGTCCCCGGCCCGGCCGCCCAGCGCCGAGCCGCGGGGCGGCCGGGAGTCTGAGTACGAGGGCTTCCTGGACCGGCAGGAGATGGAGGCTCTGAAGAGGGCCAAAGAGATGCAGAGTCTCACCAAGACCATCGGGGGCGCGTATGAATACAACACGCCCTCcggtcccccccccactcagtTCCAACCGCAGCACCCCAGCTCCTCCCACCGGGGCCCCAACAGCTGGGCTCCGGTCGGAACCACGCAGAGCCCCACCTTCCCCAGCATGGCCCCCACACCGCCTCCTCCCACTGCGCCACCGTCTCGTCGGTACGGGACTCCCCCCGGACACTCTCCCGGATCGCCCCCGCAGTACGTCCAGGGGTTCCCTACCTTcgggcccccctcctcctcctcctctctccccttcctggGTCAGGAGGACCCAGGGCCGAGCTCCACCAGCCccgtcccgcccccccccagcggcCCTCAGGCCCCGGGGTCCTCCCAGGCCGGCCCGTCAACTCCAGCCCTGACCCCCAGTGCTGAGGGTCAGGAGCCGAACTCTGCCCTCACGGTGGCCCGGTGCCTCAAGGTGATTGAGACGGTGAAGTCTCTGAAGCCCTCCAAGTCGGTGCAGTTCAGCCTGCCCACAGACCTGCCCGTCTGCAGCGTGCAGATCGCTGGAGGGACGGAGGAGGACATCAAGGCCAAGCAGAAGGAGAAG TTGGACCAGTACAACCAGCGGATTCAGGACAAGCGGGAATTGCATTATCAAGAGATTAGGAACCTCAAGAAACAAGGAGTTTGGAAGAGACGTCCCTCCGTCTCACAAG GTAAGCCAATCGGGGAGCCCAAGAGCGTGTGGATCTGCGGCCACTCCCTGGTGTTCTGGGCCGAGGCGCGGGCCAAGTCCCCAGAGGTGGGCATGCAGCTGGGCATGGACCCCAGCAACGTGGTGATCCACTGGAAGGGCACCCAGGGCATGACCTGGCCccagctgctgccgctgctccaCCAGCTCAAGGTGAAGTGGCCCAACCCGGACGTGCTCATCATGCACCTGGGCGGGAACGACCTGAGCACGGAGAGCCCCACCGACCTGCTGGCCTCGGTCAAGAAGGACCTGAGCTCCATGCGAAGCATCTTCCCCCAGTGCCTGCTGGTCTGGTCCAACATCCTGCCCCGCCGGGTGTGGCGCCACTCGGCAGACAACCATGAGGTTGACCTGGTGAGGACCACGGTCAACCGCCGCATCCACAACATCATCCTGGACCTGGGCGGCACCAGCCTGACCCACGACAACATCCGCTGTGGCTCCAACACGGGCCAGTACCGGCCGGACGGGGTGCACCTGTCCTCCAAGGGCATCGACACCTTCAACCTCAACCTGCAGGACTTCCTGGAGAGGTGGGAGATGGAGTCCATCAAAGACCTGGAGAAACCCTGA